DNA sequence from the Candidatus Angelobacter sp. genome:
CCTGTGGCGCCACTGCAACCGGTGGATTATGCTGCGCGGCCGAATTGGATTTTCCGGATGATCATCGGCCTGCTGGTGCTGGGGTCACTGACTGGAGCGGGTTGGTTCTTTGCAAAATGGTGGAGCAGCGGTCCCGAATCACGGGGAAGCGTCCGCGCTGCCGCGGAACCGGCTTCGGCGGAGCCGGCGAAATTGAAACGGCATGACAGGCAGCCGATCAAAGTCAGTACCAACATCATCGTGCGTACGAATCGCGCCGTCGCCGTTTCAGCGGAATCGGCGCCGGAATCAGCAGCGACAAATCCGGCGGGAATCACGCTGCCGACCAGCGCCGCAACCGTGGCGACGGAGACGAACGTGGCCGTGCCGCCGGCCCCGCCTTCGCCATTCGCGGACCTTAAGCTGCAAAGCATCATTTATCGCGAGGACAAGCCCGCGGTCGTCATCAACGGCGAGATGCTGTTCGTCGGCGACGAAATTCGCGGGGCGCGCGTGACGGGGATAGAACGTCAGTCCGTCACCGTTGAACGCAAAGGCGAAACGAACGAACTGCGCCTGCCCCGGCTGTAGGTTCAAAACGTCCGATGTCGGCTGGCTCACCGTGTGAATGCAATGTTCAAGAAGCTCGAAGCATCGCCGGCGCTCGTTCGTGTCGTTCCATTTGCCGCTTTTGTCGCGCTGACCTTTTGCCAGGGAAAATTCGGGGCCACTTCACCCTATTGGTTTTACCTGGGCAAAACGATCGTCGGGGCGTGGTTGATTTGGGTCGTCCGGCCGTTCGTTGTTGAGATGAAGTGGAAGTTCAGTTGGGAGGCCGTCGGTGTAGGCGTCGCGGTTTTCGTGATTTGGATCGGTCTGGACGGTATTTATCCGAAATTCGGCACGGGCGCCGCCGATTGGAATCCACACACGACATTCGGCCAGGATTCGGCGCTCGCCTGGACGTTCATCGTTGTTCGCATTCTTGGCTCTTCGATTGTGGTGCCGCCGGTGGAGGAGGTTTTCTATCGTTCTTTTTTGTATCGCTACGTTGCGAAGCCGGACTTTCAGTCGTTGCCGGTGGGTCAGTTTGGCTGGACGCCGTTTCTGGCCACGTCGGCGGTTTTTGGATTCACGCATCATGAATGGCTGGCAGGCATCTTGTGTGGCTTTGCCTATCAGGGCCTGGTTTGTTGGAAGAAACGGTTGGGCGACGCCATGACCGCTCACGGCATTACGAACCTTCTGCTGGGTCTGTGGGTGGTCTGGCGCGGAGCCTGGCATTTCTGGTGAGCGTTCCCTGCATCATTTTTGAGGATGAGCACCTGCTGGTGATCAACAAACCTGCGGGAATGAACACTCATGCACCGTCGCCTTTCGCGGGCGAAGGCATCTACGACTGGTTGCGGCATCGCGAGCCACGATGGGCGCGGCTGGCGATCATTCATCGGCTCGACAAGGAAACCTCCGGAGTGATCGCGTTTTCGAAAACGGAAGCGGCGAACCGCTCGTTGACGGAACAGTTCACCCGGCGCGAGGTGCGGAAGAAATATCTGCTATTGACCGACCGGCCTGTAAAACGGGAGGAGTTCACCGTAAAGTCGGCATTGGTTCGCGTCGGCGATAAATACATGAGCCGTCCGCTGGCCAGTGGCGGCGAAGCAGCGGAAACACGGTTTCGTGTGCGCCGATCCAGGCCCGGCAACACGCTGTTGGAAGCCGAGCCGGTGACGGGCAAGACGCATCAAATCCGTGTTCACGCGGCCGAGAATGGGTTTCCCGTCCTCGGCGACGCGCATTACGGCGGCACGCCGACGACGCGTGTTTATCTGCATGCGCAGGCACTGGCTCTGAAACATCCAACGACCGGCGAGGTGATGACGTTCACCGCGCCGGAGAATTTTTCTGCAGAATCGTGCGTGGCTTTGCGTTCGGCCCTCTGTGACGAGATGGAGACGAACGCCTTCCGGGTGGCGCATGGCGCGGCAGACGGCCGGCCGGGCTGGTACGTGGACCGGCTGGGCGATTTTCTGCTCTCGCAGTCGGAGCATTTGCCGACCGAAAAGCGGCTGGAGGTCATCGCTGGCTGGCTGAAATCATTTTCCTTGCGCGGGGCCTGTCACAAGAAGCTTCTGAAGAGCGTGCGCGGGGCGACCGTTATCGAGACCTCTCCCCAGCAAGTGCTCGGGGACCGCGCTCCGGAAGAATTCGTCGTGCGTGAGAACGGCCTCCGGTTCGCGTTGAGCTTCAACGAAGGTTATTCCTGTGGTTTGTTCCTCGACCAACGGGACAATCGGCGCCGGTTCCTGGTGAACCACGTCGCCGCGGGTTTTCCTTTGTTCGAGAGCGGCCCGGTCGGGATGGAAGTCCTGAACACGTTCGCTTATACCTGCGGTTTTTCGGTTTGCGCCGCGAAAGCGGGGGCACGCACCACCAGCCTCGATCTCTCGAAGAAATACCTGGAGTGGGGCAGACGAAACTTTGCGCTCAATGAACTGACTGCCGACGGCCACGACTTCATCCGCGGGGACGTCTTTGATTGGCTGCGCCGGCTGGCAAAAAGGCGCCGGCAATTCGAAGTCGTCATTCTCGATCCGCCCACATTTTCCCGATCGAAAGAGCATGGATCTTTTCAGGCCGGGAAGAATTACGGCGAACTGGTGGCGGCCGCGCTGCCGGTGCTGAAACAGAACGGTGTTTTGCTGGCTTCGGCGAATGCGGCGAAACTCGCCCTGGAAAAGTTTCGGTCACAAGTCGTGTCCGCGATTGCTTCGGCGCGGCGAAGGATTCTGCAGCAACATTATGTTCCGCAGCCTCCGGATTTTCCCATCACGCGCGAGGAGCCGGCCTATTTGAAAACGCTTTGGTTGAGGGTGGCCTGAAACGGTCACACCATCACTCGGACAGGGGCTATTTCTTTTCCCGGTCCAGCGATCGCGAAATGATGCTCGGGCGCGGCACGTAGCGAATGCTGCGGACGTAAAGCCACGCCAGGGTTAGCGCGACGAGCAACAGCGCGGCCGCCGCCAGCAGGTATTTCCAGCCGGTCGATGCCGCCTCCGGCTGGAGCACGGCGGCAGTTTGAGGTGACGCTGAAGGCACTCCCGGAGCGTCAAGGGTGTGCTCTTCAGAAGGATTCACGGTTGGAATCGCGTCCCCGGACTGTTGCGGCGGGGTGGGGGTGGTTTTGGCGGGAACGGAAGCGTTCTCTCCGGCGGACGCGGTTCTGGTCACCGCCGGTTGTGGTGGAACGGTTGCGTCGCCCGGAGACGGACGCCCGTTGGGAACGGGCGCGGAGGCTTCCCCATTGGTTCTGGCCGGCTCGCTTTGCGGAGTGGTGTTGGTTCCACGAAGGATCAGCGGGCCAGGAGGCGCGGAGACGGTTGCGTTCGTCTGCTTTCTCTGGGCCTCGCGCAGCGCCTGTGAGATTTCTTCCACAGAAAGCGACCTTTTTGCCGGCAGCGGTTGCGACGTCACCCGGGCGTCCCGCTTCGTCCCTGTGCCGGCCTGCGTAGCAGAGGTGTTTGATGGGGTGTCCGGTTTTTTTGCAAGGCGGGGAACGAAAATAGGCTCACCTCCGGGACTCACGCCGTCCGCAGCCAACCGCCCGTCCTGCGCGACGAAGACGATAACGAAGGGCTTCTTCACCTTGCGCATTCCCGACGCGTTTTTGGAGAGAATCCCGTTGATCGAATCGTCAAAGGGAGACCCCTTCACAGGCTCGGTTCCGTCGGTGAAAAGAAACACCGTGAGGCCATCAGAGTTTTTTGCTTCGTCGCTGATCGCGGCCAGCACCTGGTCCAAATGCCGTTTCTTTTTTTTGTGGGGCTGGTCGCGGAGCAGGCGGAAAACGCGGTTCGCGACATCGCGCCGCTGTGGCGCATCCCATTTCTGGGCCGGAAAAATATTGGTGTGCAGTTGGTCGTCAAATGTCCACAGGCCCCAGGCATCGCCCGGTCGAATGCGTCCCCCGACGCCGCTCAGGATCAACTTGCTGACCGTGTCAATCGCGATGTCTTTCTGTCGCGACATCGCCGAGGACGTATCAACGACAAACAAATACCGGTAGGCCGGCCGCGCCTCGTTGACTTCGTCGGTGGGGTTGCCGGGCGGCGGAGCGTCTTGCGCAGACAGGTGGAGCGCAAGGCAGAAACCGAGGGCCGGGAGCGGGAGTTTCATCGACTTAACGTGTGCGTTGGAAGCGTTCGCGTTCCTTCCGGTTGTGCTGTTTCAATTCGCGATTCAGTTCGGTGAGCGTGCCTTCAATGGTTTGAATGAAATTCAAACAACTGGACGCCATCCCGCCGAGCGCAAGCACGGTGTCCCGCTCGGCGTAATCATCGGTGACCACCAACACTTCGCCGAACTCGCCAAGGCGGTGCGCGGCACGTTCGATGACGTCGTCGGCAGTCTGGCCGGCTTTGGAGTAAAGGATTTCCATCTCCGGCGCGGAGTCGACTTTCGGCGTCCCGGCCGGCGCACCTGCGCCGTCAAAAATGACCGTGATCGGCGTTCCGACGGCGTCCCGGTATTGCGTGAGGACGTGGATCAGTTCACGGCGCGCGGCCGCGGAATGACGTGGTCTGCCCGGCGCCAGCTTCGGCCAGTTGTGCAACAGACTATAGCCATCCACCAATATGCGAACAAGCGCCATCCCGGCAACGCTACCGTTGAACGGAGCAAATGGAAAATGCAAATTTCAAAGTGTGCGCTTTGTCCGCGGTTGAAAATGCTTCTGCTCGCTTCCCTGTTTCGGGCAATATTCCGGGATGCAATCGACTGAACCGGTTCCAGTGACCGTGCTGACGGGTTTTCTTGGCGCAGGCAAGACCACTCTGCTCAATCATCTGTTGACGCAAAACCACGGATACAAATGCGCCATCATTATCAACGAATTCGGCGCGGTGAGCATCGACAACCAGCTCGTGGTCGGCGCCGACGAGGAGATTCTGGAACTGAACAATGGCTGTCTCTGTTGCCGGGTCCGGCAAGATTTGGTCAAAAGCCTCGGCGACTTGTTCAAGAGGCAAAAACGCTTCGATTATGTGCTCGTCGAGACAACCGGCCTCGCCGACCCCGGCCCGGTGGCCCGGACATTTTTCCTTCCCGACCTTGCCAAATTGCTCCGGCTGGACGGCATTGCGACCGTCGCCGACGCAAAGCATCTGGAAGGGGAGCTGGACGACGCGCCCGAAGCCGCCGTGCAAATCGCTTTCGCGGACGTGATCCTCCTGAACAAAACAGATCTTGTTTCCGCGGCGGCCGCAATGCACGTCGAGGCCCGCATACGCAAGATGAATTCGCTCGCAAAAATATATCGCACGCAGAGGTCGCAGATTGCAGCAGGCAGCATTCTGGATATCAAGGCCCGCGAACTCAACACACCGCTCGAATCGCTCGGGTCCGGCGGACATGAAGGCCACGATCAAAACGGGCATCATTACGATCACGACGAGCGCGAACACGAGGAAAACACTCACGATCACGACGAAAGGGTGCGCTCGTTTTGCATCATGGAAGACCGGCCCCTGGATTTGAAGAAAACCGAATCCTGGATCGGCGGGCTGCTCGGCACGACTGGCGCGAACATTTATCGAAGCAAGGGCATCCTGCACATTCGGGGCCAACCCAAGCGCGTCGTGTTCCAGGGCGTGCAAATGATGTTCGACGCCACGCCAGAGCGGTTCTGGAAGCCGGAAGAAAAGCGCCAGACCCGGATGGTTTTCATCGGCAAGGGACTCGACGAGGCGGGAATTCGCGCCGGGTTTGAATCGTGCGTCGCGACCTGATCTTTGATGCGGAGGCACCGCGAGAAAGTTGAGGGAGGCGGGAAGATCGTTGAATCGTCGGCTCCGGCGATATCGGAGAATCAGGTGCCCTGTTCCAAGGGAAAATACGCTCCGGATTTGACGGCCAGCGCGGGCGGGACACGCTTCGTCCATAGACAAGACAAGGGGTCCAATGAGGCATCCTCATTTGTGCGGAAATCGCTCCGGCATGGCTGGTGCTAATCAGAACCTGGATGGCGAAGGCGGAACGCAGACCGCATCAGATCGCTGCTCTTTTTAACATCTGCGGGATCGAATCGGTTTGTGCTTTTTCCGATTCGCTCCCAGCCCAGCCCGCGCGCGGTTCGCATTCGCGATGGTGCAACCGCGCGCGTTTTTTTGCGGCGTGCGTTTTCAAATTCCGGAGGTGTTTCAGCATGACCAGCCATACTGCTGCCCAGAATTAAAACCAGACGATCAACGGCCGGGAGTAGTTCTTGGGGGACTCGTTTTCGCCGGCAAACCCCAAACGACAATCGGGCCGACATTGACGTAAGGGATGGCCATGACGAACATCGCGAACATCCAGAATCCCAGGGATAAACGATTCCTGTCAGCTCCTTTGGCCGAGTCATGGGCCCACCGCGAGGCCGGCGTGCCCGCTATTGTCCGATCTGCGCCTTGTATTTGTCCGGTGACAGCAGGTCGTTCAATTCGGCAGGATTGTTGAGTTTGATTTTGAAGAACCAGCCGTTGCCGTAAGGCTCGCTGTTGGTCAGAGCGGGGTTGTCGGTGACTGCCTTGTTTACTTCCAAAACCTGCCCGCCGACGGGCGAGTAAATATCGCTGGCCGTTTTAACCGACTCCACCACGGCGCACGCTTCACCCGCTTTTACATGGCGTCCCACCGCAGGCAGTTCGACAAAGACAACGTCGGTCAACTCGTGTTGTGCGTGGTCGGTGATGCCGACGACGCCGGTGTCGCCGGCGACGCGGACCCATTCGTGGCTCTTGGCGTATTTGAGGTCGGAAGGAATGTTGGTCATAAAATCGTGCGCTCTGTTTAATCGGATGGAAAATTCTCGTCAAATCGGTTTCTTGTAAATCGGCTTTTGCACAACGACCGCCGGCGCGCGCTTGCCGCGGATTTCAATTTCAATCGGAGTGCCCGCCTTCGCGAACTCAGGCGGCACATAACCCATCCCGATGCCAATGCCCAGCGACGGACTCTGCGTGCCACTGGTCACTTCGCCTATTGGCTTCGTGTCCATACCACTGCTCCAGATTGAGTAATGAGGTCGCGGCGGCGCAGATTTGTCAGTCATCTTGAACGCTACGCATTTTTTGGAAACGCCCCTTTCTTTTTGCCCAGCCAGCACCGGGCGTCCGACAAAATCGCCTTTGTTAAGCGCCACGAAAAAACCAAGTCCCGCCTCGATCGGAGTTGTGTTTTCGTTCAGCTCCTGGCCGTAAAGCGGATAACAGACTTCTGTGCGCAACGTGTCGCGTGCGCCGAGACCGCACGGTTTCAATCCGAACGGCCCGCCAATTGCAAGGATTCTATTCCAGACCGTCTCGATGATATCGGCTGGCGCGATAATCTCAAATCCATCCT
Encoded proteins:
- a CDS encoding CAAX prenyl protease-related protein; translated protein: MFKKLEASPALVRVVPFAAFVALTFCQGKFGATSPYWFYLGKTIVGAWLIWVVRPFVVEMKWKFSWEAVGVGVAVFVIWIGLDGIYPKFGTGAADWNPHTTFGQDSALAWTFIVVRILGSSIVVPPVEEVFYRSFLYRYVAKPDFQSLPVGQFGWTPFLATSAVFGFTHHEWLAGILCGFAYQGLVCWKKRLGDAMTAHGITNLLLGLWVVWRGAWHFW
- a CDS encoding pseudouridine synthase; amino-acid sequence: MSVPCIIFEDEHLLVINKPAGMNTHAPSPFAGEGIYDWLRHREPRWARLAIIHRLDKETSGVIAFSKTEAANRSLTEQFTRREVRKKYLLLTDRPVKREEFTVKSALVRVGDKYMSRPLASGGEAAETRFRVRRSRPGNTLLEAEPVTGKTHQIRVHAAENGFPVLGDAHYGGTPTTRVYLHAQALALKHPTTGEVMTFTAPENFSAESCVALRSALCDEMETNAFRVAHGAADGRPGWYVDRLGDFLLSQSEHLPTEKRLEVIAGWLKSFSLRGACHKKLLKSVRGATVIETSPQQVLGDRAPEEFVVRENGLRFALSFNEGYSCGLFLDQRDNRRRFLVNHVAAGFPLFESGPVGMEVLNTFAYTCGFSVCAAKAGARTTSLDLSKKYLEWGRRNFALNELTADGHDFIRGDVFDWLRRLAKRRRQFEVVILDPPTFSRSKEHGSFQAGKNYGELVAAALPVLKQNGVLLASANAAKLALEKFRSQVVSAIASARRRILQQHYVPQPPDFPITREEPAYLKTLWLRVA
- a CDS encoding NYN domain-containing protein, producing MHFPFAPFNGSVAGMALVRILVDGYSLLHNWPKLAPGRPRHSAAARRELIHVLTQYRDAVGTPITVIFDGAGAPAGTPKVDSAPEMEILYSKAGQTADDVIERAAHRLGEFGEVLVVTDDYAERDTVLALGGMASSCLNFIQTIEGTLTELNRELKQHNRKERERFQRTR
- a CDS encoding GTP-binding protein — translated: MQSTEPVPVTVLTGFLGAGKTTLLNHLLTQNHGYKCAIIINEFGAVSIDNQLVVGADEEILELNNGCLCCRVRQDLVKSLGDLFKRQKRFDYVLVETTGLADPGPVARTFFLPDLAKLLRLDGIATVADAKHLEGELDDAPEAAVQIAFADVILLNKTDLVSAAAAMHVEARIRKMNSLAKIYRTQRSQIAAGSILDIKARELNTPLESLGSGGHEGHDQNGHHYDHDEREHEENTHDHDERVRSFCIMEDRPLDLKKTESWIGGLLGTTGANIYRSKGILHIRGQPKRVVFQGVQMMFDATPERFWKPEEKRQTRMVFIGKGLDEAGIRAGFESCVAT
- the gcvH gene encoding glycine cleavage system protein GcvH encodes the protein MTNIPSDLKYAKSHEWVRVAGDTGVVGITDHAQHELTDVVFVELPAVGRHVKAGEACAVVESVKTASDIYSPVGGQVLEVNKAVTDNPALTNSEPYGNGWFFKIKLNNPAELNDLLSPDKYKAQIGQ